The nucleotide window CTGACAAGAGGAGTAGGTCTTCCTATATTAAAGTAGGCTTCTCGGACTTCTTTGGGTATTGTTACGAATCGCTCCACAGTGAACTGTTGCCTTAGAACTTCTTGAGGCATGATCTTCCTCAGAAGGTCAATCCTAGAGAACTCGGCATCTGGTGGATCTCTAGGGGGAGGAAGAGGCTTGGGTAAATCTGGTATTATATTATACCAATAATTTGGTATTATATCCTCTATATTTGCCATTGGTGCAACAAGAACACCTAGCTAGTTAAATAACTTTGTCCTTTATAAATCATATTGTTTGGCCTCAATTAGAGGCTAGCGTCCTCAGACTTTGTCACAAGAACGGCAAACCTCGTACTTTACTGCTGGGGGTCAGAATGCCCAAACTTAATTCCGAGTCCTGAAACTTAAGAAACCTCTCCCCTAGGCTTAACTCAGAAGCCGTGCTAGTTTTACAGTACAACTATCACATGTCCATTGGGAATTAACCTTTATGCATCTATCTCCTCACCTTAAAGGGCAGGGCTTATTCCCCTCTTGTCAATAAGTTTCAAACGATGAGAATTCTCCCTTATACTCCTCATACCTGTGAGTTACCTTCGTTACTAGAGCCAGTGGTGGACCTTTCCATAGATGGTTGAGTAGCTTCTCAAGAGACTCTTGGTAACCTTCAGCAACTACCTCTACTGTTCCATCTGGTAGGTTTTTGGCGTAACCCTTCAAGCCTAACCTAGCAGCGTGGATTTGAACATATCTTCTAAATCCCACTCCTTGAACTTCTCCTTCCACAAGTGCATATAACCTAGCTAAACCCATCACATCACCTCAGAGTCGCTCCACTTCTTCACTTCTCTGCTAAATCCCTTTCATCACTATATTTTTTAATGCATGTTCCCCCTAAAAAGGCGATGATTAGGGTAGCTATAGCAGGTCTTGGGAATTGCGCCTCAATGTTGGTACAGGGGATAGAGTTCTACAGGAGAATGGGGCCCAATTACTTTGATGGGTTAATCACCCCAGTCATTGGAGGGTATAAGATCACTGACATAGAGGTGGTTGCAGCTTTCGATGTGTCCGCAAATAAGGTAGGGAAGGACGTGTCGGAGGCTATCTTTGAAAGACCAAATATTACCCCAAGGATAGTGGACCTGGACAAACTGGGTGTTAAGGTCTCCCCTGGTCCCGTTTTGGATGGAGTAGCCCCGCACATGAAGAACATCTTTAATCCTCTGGGTGAAGGCAGCCTTAACTTAGTCATAGAAGAGCTGAGAAGTAGCAGGGCCGACATCTTGGTAAACATGTTACCTGTGGGTAGCGAGAGCGCTTCCAGAACGTACGCTCAAGCCTCATTGGAAGCAAGGGTAGGTTTCATAAACGCCATACCGGTATTCATAGCGAGCGATCCTACTGGGGAGTTTCCTAGAAAATTCAAGGAAGCCAACATACCCATAGCAGGAGATGATGTAAAAGGGCAGGTGGGGGCTACAATATTCCACAGGGCTATCACTTCGCTTTTCAGACTTAGAGGTGTAAAGGTCGATGAGACCTATCAATTAAACGTGGGTGGCAATACTGATTTCCTGAACATGAAGACTGAGGAGAGGTTACACTCAAAGAGGATAAGCAAAACTAAGGCTGTTACAAGCACCCTCGAAAACGAAGAAATAGAAGAAAGAGGTAGAATAAGAATAGGGCCTAGTGATTACGTTCCCTTTCTAGGCAACACAAAGGTAGCATACATTTACGTTAAAGGAACAGGATTCGCTGGAAGACCAATTAAGGTCGAGGCCAGCCTTGAGGTGGATGATAAGTCAAACTGTGCCTCTGTCATTGTTGATGTGATAAGGGCAGTAAAGCTAGCTAAAGATAGGGGGATAGGGGGTCCGTTAACAGAGGTATCTGCTTTCTATTTCAAACACCCTCCCGTGCAGGCGAAAGATGATGAAGAAGCATACTTACAATTCAAGAAATTCATCGAGATGTGAAATATGCGAAGAGAGAGAGGCTAGCTACACTTGTAAGACTTGTGGGAGAAATGTATGCGATACGCACATGAAGGGTAATATATGCTCAGTGTGTGAGATTAGTATGTGTCAGGTTTGTGGTAAAAACCTTTCCATAGGGTACTGTAATTCCTGCGGTTCCCTCGTTTGCGAGGACTGTGTAGGTTTCGCCATAGGCTCTAAGAGGGTATGCAAGAAATGCTATCAAGGGAAGCAAAATCGGGTTTTGAGTCAAAAGGTTTAAGTAGATAAGTCAACTCACACTAGAAGTTTACTGCTTTCGAAAAACAGATCCAGTCTCTCATTTGCGCCCTCTCAATAATAGCTTCTGCTCTATACTTGCCACTAGCCTTCTCGTGTAAATAACGGTGTCAGGATTTATACTAACGCTGTCTATTCCCTCCTTAACTAGGAATTCGGTTACTTCAGGGTATACGCTAGGTGCTTGTCCACATATCGAAACCGTTCTGCCATATTTATGGGCTGTCCTGATTAACTTCTTCATGGATCTAAGGACCGCTGGATCTCTTTCGTCGTAGTATCCCATTCTCCCAAGTATTTCAGAGTCCCTGTCTACCCCTAAAGTTAACTGAGCTAAGTCATTACTTCCTATGCTAAACCCGTCAACTAACTTCGAGAACTCGTCAGCTAACACTATGACTGACGGTACTTCAGCCATGAGCCATACCTTAAAGTCGCTAGTCCTTCTTAGCCCTTCATCCTCCATAATTCCCACCGCCTTATTCAACTCCCAAGTAGTTCTAACGAATGGGAACATTACCCAAACGTTTTTGAGACCCATTTCTTCCCTGACTTTAGTTATAGCTTTCACTTCTAGCCTAAATGCGGGCTCATATTGTTGACTCACGTATCGAGATACGCCCCTCCATCCTATCATTGGGTTTCTCTCTTCCGGCTCAAATTCCTCTCCGCCGATGAGACCTCTGTACTCGTTTGTCTTGAAGTCAGAAAATCTAACCACAACCGGTCTTGGATATATGGCCGAAGCAACCTTAGCTATCCCTTCAGCTAGCTTATTGACAAATTCATCTGGTTTTCCTATCTTAATGAGATAGAGTGGATGGTGCTTTATCCACTCACTTACTATGAACTCTATCCTCATTAGACCTATTCCATCGAAGGGAAGATCTAGGTATTTCTCTATTACATCAGGTTGACCTAAGTTCATGTAAATTTTTGTTCCGGTTACTGGGAACAGGCTCAGCAACACGTCCCTTGATATTCCGCTAAACGTACCACCTTTCTGAACTTCCTGTTTAGCCTCCTCTGCAACTATTTTCCCTTCGTATACTACTCCCCTTGTGGCGTCAACCGTAATCTCTTGCCCAGTCTTTAAAACCCTGGTACCGTCCTTGGTACCCACAATGGCAGGAATCCCCAACTCCCTTGATACAATAGCGGCGTGACTTGTAATTCCACCCTCGTCTGTGATAATGGCAGATGCAATCTTCATTACTGGAACCCAATCTGGGTCAGTCATTTTGGTCACTAGGATCTCGCCTTTCTCAAATTCCTTTGCTTCCTTGACATCCATAAGAACCCTTGCTCTCCCGCTTGCTATGCCAGGGCTCGCAGCAAGTCCCTTTATTAGTACCCTTCTCTCAGTTACTTCCCTCTGAGCCTCTTGTTTCCCATTGCGACCCTTTGAAGACCAGAAGGTTTCGGGTCTAGCTTGAACTATGAAAACGTTTTCAGGGAACTTAAGATCAGCGTCTATGGCCCACTCTATGTCCATTGGCATGCCGTAATGCTTCTCAATCTTTAGTGCCAGTTTAGCGAGCTCCAAAGCTTCCTCATTAGTTATACTTAAGCTCTCACTCTCCGGATTTTGAATGATAACTTCCTTATTCCTACCTGATTCTGGGTCATATATGATTTTCAAATTCTTTTTGGATATTCTCCTGTCTATTATCTTTAGTTCCGACTTAGAAATCAAGAACTCGTCAGGAGTCACTTTCCCTCCGACAACGGCTTCCCCTAAACCCCACGAGGACTCTATGACAATGAAGTTTGGATCTCCATCGGCTGGGTTCAGTGTAAACATTACCCCGGCTGACCTTGAGTTAACCATCTTCTGAACTACGACGGCCATCTCGACCTTGGCAGAGTCTATTCCTTTGCTCTTTCTGTACTCTATAGCCCTCTCGTTGAACAGACTAGCCCATACTGCCTTTACCATCTCGATCAGATTGGATCTCCTTACGTTGAGATAGGTGTCCTGCTGCCCCGCAAAGCTTGCGCTTTCTATGTCCTCCGCCGTTGCTGAGGATCTAACTGCTACAAAGACTTCCTTACCGGCCATTTTTGAAAGCTCATCGTATGAAGTATATATCATGTTCTCAAGGTCTTGGGGCATCTTTGACTCCAAAATAAGACCTTTTATTCTCTCACTTGCCCTCTCGGACGAGTTCTCCTCCTTTAAAATAGAGACTATCTTATCTCTCAACCCATTATACTCCAGGAAGTACGAGTAAGCTTTTGAAGTAATAACAAAGCCAGGGGGTACTCTGATCCCCTGGCTAAGGAGTTCTCCTAGGTTAGCTCCCTTTCCTCCAGCGAGATCTACCATTTCCCTCCTTATTTGCGAGAGAGAAAGGATACCCTCTTCTTTCAAAATCTGCGTAACCAATAAGATATCCCCGGTATCTATTTCGAATCAAAACTTAAAAATCTACTTAGAACATTAAAACCTCCAAAAAAGTACTAGTACAAAAAGAATTTAAATTAAAAATGATTATTTCGATCCGTTACCATTTTCAGCTTTCTGAGCAGTACTCACGAAGGAAGGTAAGTCTGGGAAGTTCTCCTTCATTCTCTGCTCAGCTATCATGCTAGCCTCCTGTAATATCTTCCTTGCCTCTGGACTCGATGCTGCCTGCTCCAGTCCTCCTCCAGTGAAGTCACCAGCCTCAATTACAACCTCCTGTAACCCCTCTTCCACCTCCGTAAGCTCCATGCTTATCTCTGGCATAACGCCCTTGATAGCGTTCCTCAACTCTCTGACTACGCCTATAACAGGGATCAAACTGTTGAATACGTCAGCCACCTCAGTCACAGTTTCAAGCCTGAGCTGAACCTGCTCTAAGGCTATCTGTACTCCAATGAGCTGCTTGGTCATCTTCCTTATCTCAGCTATCTCGTTTGCATACATGGCAGCCCTTGCGTTGTCCTTCGACATCTGGGCAGTTACTATTCTTTCAAATAGAACTCTATCCCTTTCCTGCATCTTGGAGATGTAGACTTCCAACCTATTTATGGTGGTTTTCAGCCTGTAATTCGAGGTGACTAGCTTGTACCTAAGTGGTTGCTTCTGCTTAAATGCGCTCTTAAATTTCTCGCCTATACCGGGTTCCTGTCTACCGTTCCAGTTCTTAACGAACTCTTCTACTTTGCTAGTCATGTAGTATCTAAACAACTAATTGAGATAGTTATGCTTTTAAGATAAAGCGTTAATAATATGCGATAAGTTCTCTATAATTATATGGTAAAGTTCAAGGCAAAGATAGACGGAGAAAAGATTATATTGGAAACTATAGATGGGAAGCCTATCCAAGTTAGGGAAATCATAGTAAAGTATAGCGTTAGTTCAACCTCTCCTTCTGAGGAGAGGACTAGGAGAGTAATATCTGATTCATTAATGGTCGAAAAGGGAATAACTAAATTCGAAATTCCTACAAAAGGTCTTGATGTTGTTGGAATCTCAGTAATTTACAAGGAAGGAGAACAAACGCTTAGGGAGGACTTGAATATTTAGACTTTATATTATCCCATATTTTTGAGACTCTCTTGACAACCTCAGGGTCGCTAGCCACTTCCTCAGGCCACTCCCTTCCAAGCTCTTCCTTGAATTTTCTTGTAGCGTCTATACCCATTTTGCTACCCAACGGAGGATTTAAAACGGTGTGGTCGAGACTGTCGTTTAACGCATTATTGACTATCATAACATCCCTTTGAGGATCTACGGTGCTAGCTATGGCGTAAATTACTTGGTTGATGTCGTGAACATCAACGTTGGCGTCAACCAGGATTATCAATTTGAGGAAGCCCAGTTGCCCGGTTCCCCAAATGGACATCATGGCTCTCCTTGCCTGCCCCGGATACCTT belongs to Metallosphaera tengchongensis and includes:
- the cdvB1/B2 gene encoding cell division protein CdvB1/B2 → MTSKVEEFVKNWNGRQEPGIGEKFKSAFKQKQPLRYKLVTSNYRLKTTINRLEVYISKMQERDRVLFERIVTAQMSKDNARAAMYANEIAEIRKMTKQLIGVQIALEQVQLRLETVTEVADVFNSLIPVIGVVRELRNAIKGVMPEISMELTEVEEGLQEVVIEAGDFTGGGLEQAASSPEARKILQEASMIAEQRMKENFPDLPSFVSTAQKAENGNGSK
- a CDS encoding inositol-3-phosphate synthase, with the translated sequence MIRVAIAGLGNCASMLVQGIEFYRRMGPNYFDGLITPVIGGYKITDIEVVAAFDVSANKVGKDVSEAIFERPNITPRIVDLDKLGVKVSPGPVLDGVAPHMKNIFNPLGEGSLNLVIEELRSSRADILVNMLPVGSESASRTYAQASLEARVGFINAIPVFIASDPTGEFPRKFKEANIPIAGDDVKGQVGATIFHRAITSLFRLRGVKVDETYQLNVGGNTDFLNMKTEERLHSKRISKTKAVTSTLENEEIEERGRIRIGPSDYVPFLGNTKVAYIYVKGTGFAGRPIKVEASLEVDDKSNCASVIVDVIRAVKLAKDRGIGGPLTEVSAFYFKHPPVQAKDDEEAYLQFKKFIEM
- the ppsA gene encoding pyruvate, water dikinase, producing MVTQILKEEGILSLSQIRREMVDLAGGKGANLGELLSQGIRVPPGFVITSKAYSYFLEYNGLRDKIVSILKEENSSERASERIKGLILESKMPQDLENMIYTSYDELSKMAGKEVFVAVRSSATAEDIESASFAGQQDTYLNVRRSNLIEMVKAVWASLFNERAIEYRKSKGIDSAKVEMAVVVQKMVNSRSAGVMFTLNPADGDPNFIVIESSWGLGEAVVGGKVTPDEFLISKSELKIIDRRISKKNLKIIYDPESGRNKEVIIQNPESESLSITNEEALELAKLALKIEKHYGMPMDIEWAIDADLKFPENVFIVQARPETFWSSKGRNGKQEAQREVTERRVLIKGLAASPGIASGRARVLMDVKEAKEFEKGEILVTKMTDPDWVPVMKIASAIITDEGGITSHAAIVSRELGIPAIVGTKDGTRVLKTGQEITVDATRGVVYEGKIVAEEAKQEVQKGGTFSGISRDVLLSLFPVTGTKIYMNLGQPDVIEKYLDLPFDGIGLMRIEFIVSEWIKHHPLYLIKIGKPDEFVNKLAEGIAKVASAIYPRPVVVRFSDFKTNEYRGLIGGEEFEPEERNPMIGWRGVSRYVSQQYEPAFRLEVKAITKVREEMGLKNVWVMFPFVRTTWELNKAVGIMEDEGLRRTSDFKVWLMAEVPSVIVLADEFSKLVDGFSIGSNDLAQLTLGVDRDSEILGRMGYYDERDPAVLRSMKKLIRTAHKYGRTVSICGQAPSVYPEVTEFLVKEGIDSVSINPDTVIYTRRLVASIEQKLLLRGRK
- a CDS encoding acylphosphatase → MGLARLYALVEGEVQGVGFRRYVQIHAARLGLKGYAKNLPDGTVEVVAEGYQESLEKLLNHLWKGPPLALVTKVTHRYEEYKGEFSSFETY